One window from the genome of Hydra vulgaris chromosome 02, alternate assembly HydraT2T_AEP encodes:
- the LOC136076622 gene encoding uncharacterized protein LOC136076622, producing the protein MVNSLCSSVHMELQELLVSIAVFFVTKKDTQLAPICREHVVSQRSLNSLNNDFHRFQSNGGNLKNAKLFNNVINETLFNIPLDQVAVPALHISLGTYLKFFNMFEDECHLIDIKLAGELALKNNIIGKADFDKYVNMHLQSNLVKSVIEDCDNKIALLQDTISLKVICEPDKTVEIRNIYTPRIVNDKIKELSSLNEANVLDKTSGPCIQQLNEVLKANKVERQAYHGKCFVGNHVHIMLKVFI; encoded by the exons ATGGTTAATAGCCTTTGCAGTTCTGTGCATATGGAGTTACAGGAGCTATTG GTCAGCATTGCTGTCTTTTTTGTGACCAAAAAAGATACCCAACTAGCTCCAATATGTAGAGAGCATGTTGTTTCACAAAGGTCTTTAAACTCCTTAAACAATGACTTTCATCGTTTTCAAAGTAATGGAGGAAATTTGAAAAATGCTAAATTATTCAACAATGTGattaatgaaactttatttaatattccTCTAGACCAG GTTGCTGTACCTGCTTTACATATATCTTTGGGTacctatttaaagtttttcaacatgTTCGAAGATGAATGCCACTTAATAGATATAAAGCTTGCTGGAGAACTTGCTTtaaagaataatataattgGTAAAGCTGATTTTGACAAATATGTTAACATGCATCTTCAATCCAATCTTGTAAAAAGTGTTATTGAAGACTGTGACAATAAAATTGCACTTCTACAAGACACAATTTCTCTAAAGGTTATATGTGAGCCAGATAAAACAGTAGAAATTAGGAACATATATACACCAAGAATAGTTAACGACaag atAAAAGAATTAAGTTCATTAAATGAAGCAAACGTACTTGATAAAACTTCAGGTCCCTGCATTCAGCAACTTAATGAAGTGTTGAAGGCTAATAAAGTAGAAAGGCAGGCTTATCATGGAAAATGCTTTGTTGGAAACCATGTTCACATAAtgcttaaggtttttatttaa